GACTTCGTCACGCTCGACGAGGTCCATGTCGGCGATGAATTCGCGCACACGCGACTGAACGGCGGTGCGCGCTTCTTCGCCTGCAGAGCGGGCGGCGCCCATGGCGCCTGTCATCAGACCTGCGATATCATCAAGCAGTGGATTTGTATTGGCCATGCGGTTACTCCTTGCCGCGACTAAGGGGAGAGACTAGCCGGTATCGGTCAACAGATAGGCGACGCCGCGCGACGGGAAAAGGCAGGCAATGCACGCACTCTATACAGCAGCGCTCAGTTTTCCGGAGTTCAATCCGGCGCTTGTCGAGATTGGAAGCTTTCCGATCCGCTGGTACGCCCTGGCTTATATCGCCGGTCTGGTCCTTGGCTGGCGCTATGCCGTGATGCTTGTGAAGCGCGAACGCCTCTGGGGCGGAACGAGCCCGGCAACGCCCGACGATATCGATGATATCCTGTTTTATGTGACGCTGGGCGTGATCCTTGGCGGGCGCATTGGCTACATCCTCTTCTATCAGCTGCCCTTCCAGTTCGAGACGGTGCAGCGCGACCCGTGGAGCCTGCTGCGCATCTGGGAAGGCGGCATGTCCTTCCATGGCGGTCTGCTGGGTGTTGCGATTGCCATTCTGGTTTCGGCAAAGATTCGCGGTGTGAAGCTGCTGCCACTTGCTGATATAGCGGGCGCTGTCGCGCCGATCGGTATTTTCTTCGGGCGCTGCGCAAACTTCATTAATGCAGAGCTTTATGGCCGCCATACCAATGCGTCGGTCGGCATGGTCTTTCCGGAAGCGAATACCGGCGGCACGCCGTCAGCCTACGACTGGCAATCCAATGAGTGGGTTTACTGCCGCGACCAGAACCCGGCCTTCCGCCTGTGTGAGCCGGAAATGCCGCGCCACCCGAGCCAGCTTTACGAGGCCTTCCTCGAAGGCCTGCTGCCTTTCCTTGTTATCTCATTCCTTATCTGGAAGTTCGATCTCCTGAAACGGCGCGGCCTCGCGGCTGGCATGTTCCTTCTCTTCTATGCGGCGGGCCGTACGATCTCCGAACAGTTCCGTGAGCCTGATAGCTTCACCATGGGTGTACTGCCTGACTTCATCACGATGGGGCAGTTGCTGTCGCTGCCTATGTGGATCGGCGGGGCGTTCCTCGTCTGGCACGGGCTCAGCAAGCCGCCGGCTGGCGCTGCGAGGGCATGACGGGACTGAAGGCAAAGCTGAAGACGCTGATCGAGGCAGGCGGGCCGCTGCCCGTGTCTGCCTATATGAATACCTGCCTGCATGACCCGGAATTTGGCTATTACGCCACGCGGCCGGGCATCGGCCGCGACTTCATTACCGCGCCAGAGATCAGCCAGGTTTTCGGCGAACTGCTGGGCCTCTGGAGCCTGCATGAATGGCAGGCGCTCGGCGGACCGGATCTGTTTGACCTGATCGAGGTCGGAGCGGGCCGCGGCACGATGATGGATGACATGATGCGGGCGATCGCCAGCGTCGGCGGAGGCGAGCGCTTTCGCCTCTCCATCAGCGAGGCAAGCCCGGTCTATGCGGCCGCCCAGAAAGCGCGGCTCTCTGAGTTTCATCCCGATTTCCTTGGGGCGTTTGAAACGCTAGGTGAGCGGCCTTTTCTGCTGGTCGCCAATGAGTGGCTTGACTGCCTGCCTGCGCGCCAGTTCGTAAAGGGCGGCGAAGACTGGCTGGAGCGGGTCGTTGGCCTGACGGACGCGGGCGACCTCACTTTCGGCCTTGCGACGGACAAGGTGGAGAAGCTGTCGGGCGAGCCAGCAGAGGGCCAGACCTCCATCGAAGTCCAGCCGGCACTCGATACGCTCTGCGAGACACTGTCGAACGCCTTTGCCCGCGCGCCGGGGCGGGCACTGCTGATCGATTACGGGCCTGCAGGCAACGCCCCCGGGGATACGCTGCGCGCCTTCAAGGATGGCGCGCAAGTCGGGCCTCTCGACATGCCGGGGGAGAGCGACCTCACCGTCGACGTGGACTTCGCACGGCTTGCCCGTCTGGCGACGAAACGCGGGCTTGAAGTGTCTGGCCCGGTCGAGCAGGGGCCGTTCCTGATGGCGCTGGGTGCAGAAGCGCGGATGCAGGCGCTTATAAAGGCAAATCCCGACCGCGCTGAACAGATCTATGAAGGCGTGAAGCGGCTGGTAGATCCAGCTGAATTGGGCAGCCGGTTCAAGGTGATCTGCCTCAGCGCGCCGGGCCTTCCGCCGCCAGCAGGCTTCTAGGCAGGCAGACGCAGTCGCACCCGCAGGCCGCCAAGCGGGCTTTCCTCAAGCCGGATATCGCCGCCATGCTGGCGGGCCGTGTCACGCGCGATGGAAAGACCAAGGCCGGTGCCGGGCACGTTCTGATTTCGCGAGTCGTCGAGGCGATGGAAAGGCTTGAAGGCTTCCTCGCGCTTTTCCTCAGGGATGCCGGGACCGTCGTCATCGACGATAAGCTCGGCCATATGCGGACCTTCGATGACTTCGATTTCCACCTTGTCGGCAAAGCCCTGGGCATTGGAGATGAGGTTTGAAACGGCGCGCCGGATCAGCCCCTGTCGCGCGATGATCGTGACCGGTGTCGTTGCGCGGATGCGCGCTTGCCCGCCGAGGGCGGACACGATCTCGTCGACCAGCTCATCGAACCGGAAGGTGGCCGACTGTTCACCTTCCTTGCCGCTCGCAAAGGCGAGGTACTCGTCCAGCATGACCGACATTTCCTGAAGGTCCTGACGAGCTTCCTGTATCTCCGGCGTGTCGTCCATCATGGCGAGCTGCAGCTTCAGCCGTGTGAGCGGTGTGCGCAGGTCGTGGCTGATGCCAGCCAGCATCGTGGTGCGCTCTTCGGCGAAGGTGGTGAGGCGCGTGCGCATGTCCATCACGGCGCGGGCAGCGTCACGGATCTCGGTTGCGCCGGATGGGCGGTAATTGCCAGCATCGCGGCCCCGGCCATACGCCTTCGCCGCTTCGGTGAGCTTCAGGATCGAGCGGACCTGATTGCGAAGAAAGCCGA
This genomic interval from Thalassovita mediterranea contains the following:
- a CDS encoding accessory factor UbiK family protein, which produces MANTNPLLDDIAGLMTGAMGAARSAGEEARTAVQSRVREFIADMDLVERDEVEALRAIAISALEKVEALEARVEALEKK
- the lgt gene encoding prolipoprotein diacylglyceryl transferase produces the protein MHALYTAALSFPEFNPALVEIGSFPIRWYALAYIAGLVLGWRYAVMLVKRERLWGGTSPATPDDIDDILFYVTLGVILGGRIGYILFYQLPFQFETVQRDPWSLLRIWEGGMSFHGGLLGVAIAILVSAKIRGVKLLPLADIAGAVAPIGIFFGRCANFINAELYGRHTNASVGMVFPEANTGGTPSAYDWQSNEWVYCRDQNPAFRLCEPEMPRHPSQLYEAFLEGLLPFLVISFLIWKFDLLKRRGLAAGMFLLFYAAGRTISEQFREPDSFTMGVLPDFITMGQLLSLPMWIGGAFLVWHGLSKPPAGAARA
- a CDS encoding SAM-dependent methyltransferase — translated: MTGLKAKLKTLIEAGGPLPVSAYMNTCLHDPEFGYYATRPGIGRDFITAPEISQVFGELLGLWSLHEWQALGGPDLFDLIEVGAGRGTMMDDMMRAIASVGGGERFRLSISEASPVYAAAQKARLSEFHPDFLGAFETLGERPFLLVANEWLDCLPARQFVKGGEDWLERVVGLTDAGDLTFGLATDKVEKLSGEPAEGQTSIEVQPALDTLCETLSNAFARAPGRALLIDYGPAGNAPGDTLRAFKDGAQVGPLDMPGESDLTVDVDFARLARLATKRGLEVSGPVEQGPFLMALGAEARMQALIKANPDRAEQIYEGVKRLVDPAELGSRFKVICLSAPGLPPPAGF
- a CDS encoding two-component sensor histidine kinase, yielding MSRRVRLRLRDFTPRGLYPRSVLMVILPVILLLSAVTYIFYDSHWRHTSRKLSQTMASEIEFMVGLRDRYPDQFDMLRRDARDAMQLDVTILENEQLPVEQKELFFSALDDILSRELDVSLDQPFWFDISGYGETVEIRVQDGDDVLRFLAERDRTFSTTGHIFIVWVIGATGILIALALGFLRNQVRSILKLTEAAKAYGRGRDAGNYRPSGATEIRDAARAVMDMRTRLTTFAEERTTMLAGISHDLRTPLTRLKLQLAMMDDTPEIQEARQDLQEMSVMLDEYLAFASGKEGEQSATFRFDELVDEIVSALGGQARIRATTPVTIIARQGLIRRAVSNLISNAQGFADKVEIEVIEGPHMAELIVDDDGPGIPEEKREEAFKPFHRLDDSRNQNVPGTGLGLSIARDTARQHGGDIRLEESPLGGLRVRLRLPA